From Spartinivicinus ruber, the proteins below share one genomic window:
- a CDS encoding substrate-binding periplasmic protein, translated as MTYTKKITSYFILGLVATAYSLTALSDKKVVISTGEYSPWVSEKLNNMGYVSHIITAAFEQEGYTVEYKFLPWKRAYESAKKGDFDATSFWFRSADREKDFHYSSPVMTEKTVFFHLKSTPLKDWSKVADLKGKTIGATTGFTYTKEFWEAGKAGTIKISTASSDEKNFKKLLTNRIDIFPMGTVAGFDLLSNQFDQTSVHLIAFHPKPLVEATGHLLFSKNKEGSEGLLKVFNAGLKKITDKGLPEKWREDLMAGKYKK; from the coding sequence ATGACATACACCAAAAAAATAACCAGCTACTTTATTTTAGGACTGGTTGCAACCGCTTACTCTTTAACAGCACTTTCTGATAAAAAGGTAGTTATATCGACTGGTGAGTACAGTCCATGGGTATCTGAGAAGCTTAACAATATGGGTTATGTAAGCCATATCATTACCGCCGCGTTTGAACAAGAAGGTTATACCGTTGAATATAAATTTTTACCTTGGAAGCGCGCATATGAATCAGCTAAAAAAGGGGATTTTGACGCTACCTCATTTTGGTTTAGATCAGCTGATCGAGAAAAAGACTTTCATTATAGTAGCCCTGTAATGACAGAAAAAACTGTATTTTTTCATTTAAAATCTACCCCTCTAAAAGACTGGAGTAAGGTTGCAGACTTAAAAGGAAAAACGATTGGCGCTACAACTGGTTTTACTTATACCAAAGAATTTTGGGAAGCAGGTAAAGCAGGTACAATAAAAATAAGTACCGCATCAAGTGATGAAAAGAACTTTAAAAAACTACTTACCAATAGAATAGACATTTTTCCAATGGGAACCGTTGCTGGATTTGATCTGCTGTCCAACCAATTCGACCAAACTTCGGTCCACCTTATCGCTTTCCACCCTAAACCATTAGTCGAGGCCACAGGGCATTTACTATTCTCTAAAAATAAAGAAGGAAGTGAAGGATTGCTAAAAGTATTCAATGCCGGGCTAAAAAAAATCACCGATAAAGGGCTACCTGAAAAATGGCGGGAAGACTTAATGGCTGGAAAATATAAAAAGTAA
- a CDS encoding ribonuclease R family protein, producing the protein MLSNDSLAQLKQLKQQLKAQKKLFQGKVKDSPLKTATILLDDGRQALLPAEESQKVLPHDQVKVTLTGKGNQLTAEVEELVRSDFKEFTGKIVVKGKAVFVDPDYGRMNRWIFIPPKQRGKAQAGDYVRCRLTQHPIKDGKPQAEVLNVIGSDKKAGIEASYVINKYQLQDTWPEAVQQQVEQILATSTRDKVTEQHRDLTTVPFVTIDSATTQDMDDALFAEASQEGWRVLIAIADPASWVEPGTPIDLAASERGMSVYLPSCTLTMLPEVLSNDRCSLVANQERLALVCEMQLTANGVIASYQFFQAVICSKAKLSYESVSEYIDQGNKMALGEDNEQLVSTIDSLYAVQQALSQYREKHAVSFENKPDYHLVLNEQQKIASIEKQQRLSAHKLVEECMVAANRSAAQFIKEKAANSGIYITNAGIRKERQDDVAKLLEQQLPKFDCTQLAGPMGYRQVLLTLNNHATEVPVKSILSRQLERSLFSNEPLPHAGMGFDVYTTFTSPIRKYNDLLMHRLIKALLLNDSVEPMANKVLEQLQQQQYRIRQATNEMEQWLICQFLQDKTDEVFQGKVVQLNGFGFTVRLDGNGAEGFVDTRKLPQKYSFDPLYQTLTSEDQRFTLDQAVNVQLGQVDTKRRSIRFTLAK; encoded by the coding sequence ATGTTAAGTAATGATTCATTAGCCCAGCTTAAACAATTAAAACAACAGCTCAAGGCTCAAAAAAAACTGTTTCAAGGCAAAGTAAAAGACTCCCCGCTTAAGACAGCTACCATTCTATTGGATGATGGAAGGCAAGCCTTATTGCCCGCTGAAGAATCGCAAAAAGTGCTCCCGCATGATCAGGTGAAAGTTACTTTGACGGGCAAAGGTAACCAGCTTACTGCAGAAGTAGAAGAGTTGGTTCGAAGCGATTTTAAGGAATTCACCGGTAAGATCGTTGTAAAGGGGAAGGCGGTTTTTGTTGATCCAGACTACGGGCGAATGAATCGTTGGATTTTCATTCCACCTAAACAACGTGGTAAAGCACAAGCCGGTGATTATGTTCGCTGTCGATTGACCCAGCATCCAATTAAAGACGGCAAGCCACAGGCAGAAGTGTTAAACGTGATTGGTAGTGATAAAAAAGCTGGTATTGAAGCCAGTTATGTTATTAATAAATACCAATTGCAAGATACATGGCCAGAGGCTGTGCAACAGCAGGTTGAGCAGATTTTAGCGACTAGTACGCGTGATAAAGTAACTGAGCAGCATCGGGATTTAACCACTGTTCCTTTTGTTACAATCGACTCTGCCACTACTCAAGATATGGATGATGCGCTATTTGCAGAAGCTAGTCAGGAAGGTTGGCGAGTATTAATTGCGATTGCTGATCCAGCCAGTTGGGTGGAGCCTGGTACACCAATTGATCTGGCTGCTAGTGAACGTGGCATGTCTGTTTATTTACCAAGCTGTACGCTAACAATGTTGCCTGAAGTGTTATCGAATGATCGTTGTTCGTTAGTTGCCAATCAGGAGCGGTTAGCTTTGGTGTGTGAAATGCAGCTAACAGCTAATGGGGTAATCGCTAGTTATCAGTTTTTTCAGGCTGTGATTTGCTCTAAAGCAAAACTGAGCTATGAATCAGTGAGCGAATATATTGACCAGGGAAATAAAATGGCTCTGGGCGAAGACAATGAGCAATTAGTTAGCACAATTGACTCACTTTATGCAGTTCAGCAAGCATTAAGTCAGTATCGTGAAAAGCATGCCGTTAGTTTTGAAAATAAGCCTGACTATCATTTGGTGCTGAATGAGCAGCAAAAAATAGCAAGCATAGAAAAACAGCAGCGACTGTCTGCCCATAAATTAGTTGAAGAGTGCATGGTCGCTGCCAACCGGAGTGCTGCGCAGTTTATTAAAGAAAAGGCTGCTAACTCAGGTATTTATATTACTAATGCAGGCATTCGGAAAGAACGGCAGGATGATGTGGCAAAATTGCTTGAGCAGCAACTACCTAAGTTTGATTGTACTCAACTAGCTGGCCCAATGGGGTATCGTCAAGTATTATTGACACTGAACAATCATGCTACTGAAGTACCAGTCAAGTCTATTCTTAGCCGACAGCTTGAGCGCAGTTTATTTAGTAATGAGCCACTACCTCATGCAGGAATGGGGTTTGACGTTTACACTACATTCACTTCTCCGATTCGTAAATATAATGATTTATTAATGCACCGCTTGATTAAGGCATTATTACTGAATGATTCAGTAGAGCCAATGGCTAACAAAGTGCTAGAACAGTTGCAACAGCAGCAATATCGGATTCGTCAGGCAACCAATGAAATGGAGCAATGGTTAATCTGTCAGTTTTTACAAGATAAAACAGATGAGGTGTTTCAAGGTAAAGTGGTACAGCTCAATGGTTTTGGCTTTACAGTCCGGTTAGATGGGAATGGGGCAGAAGGGTTTGTGGATACTCGCAAACTTCCGCAAAAATATAGCTTTGATCCTTTATATCAGACCCTTACTAGCGAAGATCAGCGATTTACTTTAGATCAAGCGGTTAATGTACAGTTAGGACAAGTCGATACTAAACGCCGTAGTATACGGTTTACTTTAGCAAAATAG
- a CDS encoding YadA-like family protein: MKLKNCLSVLSLSLVFSVASNYALAADPLWNKKEIDQNRQRIEKNENNIQMAKSTNAKQTKRLNQHDNDIQANKKLAGEAKQWAMNAENKAINNEKKINKNTETLENHETRITTNTKHIGQNSQRLDRHDGQISDNTTRSLNNSARIDSLQTQIDDLEDDAFSGIATSMAIAGMPQAVDGKNLISVGAGYYKGKQGIAVGISANRGKHTTKFSLGTGGGSVSGSVGYGYSF, from the coding sequence ATGAAGTTAAAAAACTGCCTTTCTGTTTTGTCGTTATCATTAGTGTTTAGTGTAGCCAGTAATTATGCATTAGCTGCTGATCCTCTATGGAATAAAAAAGAAATAGATCAAAATAGACAGCGTATAGAAAAAAATGAAAATAATATTCAGATGGCTAAAAGCACCAATGCTAAGCAAACAAAGCGTCTGAATCAACACGATAACGATATTCAAGCCAATAAAAAACTAGCGGGTGAGGCTAAACAGTGGGCAATGAATGCAGAGAATAAAGCTATTAATAATGAGAAAAAAATAAATAAAAATACTGAGACTCTGGAAAATCATGAAACCCGTATAACAACTAATACTAAACATATTGGTCAAAACAGTCAGAGGCTGGATCGTCATGATGGTCAAATTTCAGATAATACAACTAGAAGTTTAAATAACAGTGCTCGTATCGATAGCTTGCAAACTCAAATTGATGACTTAGAAGATGATGCTTTTTCAGGTATTGCTACATCTATGGCTATCGCAGGCATGCCTCAAGCAGTTGATGGTAAAAATCTAATTTCTGTGGGTGCTGGTTATTATAAAGGTAAACAAGGAATTGCTGTGGGTATCTCAGCCAACCGTGGAAAACATACTACCAAGTTTTCACTTGGCACGGGTGGTGGTAGTGTTTCTGGTTCAGTTGGCTACGGCTACTCATTTTAA
- a CDS encoding L,D-transpeptidase family protein, producing the protein MLIRCLRLVIALIITPVAVANTTSNHTPNSQQYHHLSKALMHYKHLEETGAWSQLPTYSQVLTQDPVKRAALLHNLLLLTGDIDKPGGSLQKGLKSFQHRHKLPVNGILDYKSYQALAQHPGEKAAIIAKNLSRLDQLPENMGDRYVLVNIADYSLKLVEDNATRLTMKVIVGKKARKTPIWADTIRSIVVNPPWNVPKKIAVKDILPKLRRQPDYLQNHNFLVLRGWGQNAQMVPPYSLVESGNPWRKVSYKSFPYRLKQLPGPGNALGRFKFDFPNKHSVYLHDTSQPHLFRKNNRALSSGCVRVEKPRQLAESLLQLNRGWQPQRLDKLLDTNKTVTLRLEQPIPVYLAYMTAWVDTGGKVHFANDIYGHDQRPLEVARR; encoded by the coding sequence GTGCTAATTCGCTGCCTAAGGCTGGTGATAGCGTTAATAATAACCCCTGTCGCAGTTGCCAACACAACGTCTAATCATACGCCGAATAGTCAACAGTATCACCACTTGTCTAAGGCGTTGATGCATTATAAACACTTGGAAGAAACTGGTGCGTGGAGCCAACTTCCCACTTACTCTCAGGTCCTGACTCAAGACCCCGTTAAACGGGCTGCATTGTTGCATAATCTACTGTTGTTAACAGGTGATATTGACAAGCCAGGTGGTTCGTTGCAAAAAGGCTTAAAAAGCTTTCAGCACCGGCATAAATTACCTGTAAATGGAATATTGGATTATAAAAGCTATCAAGCTTTGGCTCAGCATCCAGGAGAAAAAGCCGCTATTATTGCTAAAAATCTTTCACGTTTAGATCAATTACCAGAAAACATGGGTGATCGTTATGTTCTGGTGAATATTGCTGACTACAGCTTAAAATTAGTGGAAGATAATGCAACCAGGTTAACAATGAAAGTGATTGTTGGGAAAAAAGCCCGCAAGACTCCTATCTGGGCCGACACGATTCGCTCTATTGTGGTTAACCCTCCTTGGAATGTGCCTAAAAAAATAGCAGTTAAAGATATTTTACCAAAGTTAAGACGGCAGCCGGACTATTTGCAAAATCATAACTTCCTTGTATTAAGAGGGTGGGGACAAAATGCTCAGATGGTGCCACCTTATTCATTAGTTGAGTCTGGTAATCCTTGGCGGAAAGTGTCGTATAAAAGTTTTCCCTACCGATTAAAACAATTACCTGGACCAGGTAATGCGCTAGGACGGTTTAAATTTGACTTCCCAAATAAACACTCTGTTTATTTGCATGACACATCTCAGCCTCATTTATTCCGAAAAAATAACCGAGCATTAAGCTCTGGTTGTGTGAGGGTAGAAAAGCCAAGACAATTAGCAGAAAGCCTACTCCAACTTAATCGTGGCTGGCAGCCTCAGCGATTAGATAAGTTACTGGACACTAATAAAACAGTGACTTTACGACTTGAACAGCCAATCCCTGTTTACTTAGCTTACATGACAGCCTGGGTTGATACTGGTGGGAAGGTTCACTTTGCAAACGATATTTATGGTCATGATCAAAGGCCTCTAGAGGTAGCTAGACGATAA
- a CDS encoding M14 family zinc carboxypeptidase, giving the protein MKLYSWGLAGLMLTGVASSLAHTSNIFVDQHKQTVKAYFPSLTKAHQAVMQFDTLESDYQTGYLTIVATQQEQKKLIASGFRLESYPSYQQRLRSRRDLAENVSGIPGYACYPTVEETFQQAQALQAEYPDLVQLVDIGDSWGKSNNQGGYDLLVIKLTNRTHDLEFKPKLVMNSAIHAREYATAGLTLTFAKRLLADYGKQADATWVLDNHEVHILLQANPDGRKKAEQGILWRKNVNLDAKCSWSSSRTGIDLNRNFSYAWHSTSGGSSGSVCSDTYRGAAAGSEPEVQALEAYLKDVFPDRRGPNRDDPAPEDTSGIHLDIHSHGKLILWPWGTKGSNAPNHQALQTLGRKFAYFNDHTPYRSVELYETDGTSDGASYGELGIAAITFELGKAFFESCDYYQTKILPTNLPALMYAAKVVRTPYKTPAGPDIVELKQLKQAVFNREIKNSVELTAIANDRRFNNTRGTEPTQLIQKAVYFIDQPPWKANTPSGWFEAADGVFDQAVENIKATVDTTGWAKGRHTVYVTAQDADNNWGAVSAVFVEIN; this is encoded by the coding sequence ATGAAACTATATTCATGGGGACTGGCCGGATTGATGTTAACAGGTGTTGCCAGTAGCTTGGCCCATACGAGTAATATATTTGTTGACCAGCATAAGCAGACAGTTAAAGCCTACTTTCCCTCTTTGACTAAAGCCCATCAAGCGGTAATGCAGTTTGATACTTTAGAGTCGGATTATCAAACGGGTTATCTCACTATTGTTGCTACCCAACAAGAACAAAAAAAGCTCATTGCATCAGGTTTTCGATTAGAGTCATATCCCAGCTATCAACAGCGGTTAAGGAGTAGGCGGGATCTTGCTGAAAATGTCAGTGGTATTCCCGGTTATGCTTGTTATCCCACGGTTGAAGAAACTTTCCAGCAAGCACAAGCTTTACAAGCTGAGTATCCAGACTTGGTTCAGTTGGTGGATATAGGTGACTCTTGGGGAAAAAGTAATAATCAAGGAGGGTATGATTTACTAGTGATTAAGCTGACTAATCGTACCCATGATCTTGAATTTAAGCCTAAGTTAGTAATGAACAGTGCAATTCATGCTAGGGAATACGCAACAGCAGGATTAACCCTAACTTTTGCCAAACGGTTGCTCGCTGACTATGGAAAACAAGCTGATGCCACCTGGGTTTTGGATAATCATGAAGTACACATTTTGTTGCAAGCAAATCCCGATGGTAGAAAAAAGGCTGAGCAAGGTATTTTATGGCGTAAGAATGTTAACCTGGATGCGAAATGCTCTTGGAGTTCAAGTCGAACAGGAATCGATCTTAACCGTAATTTTAGTTATGCCTGGCATAGTACCAGTGGAGGCTCTAGTGGCAGTGTTTGTAGTGATACCTATCGTGGCGCAGCAGCTGGCTCCGAGCCAGAAGTTCAAGCCCTTGAAGCTTATTTAAAGGACGTGTTTCCCGATCGGAGAGGACCCAATCGTGATGATCCTGCACCAGAAGACACTAGTGGTATTCACTTGGACATTCATAGTCACGGTAAGTTAATTCTTTGGCCATGGGGGACGAAAGGTAGCAACGCGCCAAACCATCAGGCATTACAAACTTTGGGGCGTAAGTTTGCCTATTTTAATGACCATACCCCTTATCGTTCTGTTGAATTATATGAAACAGATGGCACTAGTGATGGAGCCAGCTATGGTGAGCTGGGTATAGCAGCAATCACTTTTGAATTAGGGAAGGCATTTTTTGAGTCTTGTGATTATTATCAAACGAAAATTTTACCAACCAATTTACCTGCACTGATGTATGCAGCAAAAGTAGTAAGAACACCTTATAAAACGCCAGCAGGTCCAGATATCGTCGAGTTAAAACAGCTAAAACAAGCGGTGTTTAACCGGGAAATAAAAAATAGTGTTGAATTAACAGCCATAGCTAATGACCGGCGTTTTAATAATACCCGGGGCACTGAGCCGACCCAACTCATTCAAAAAGCAGTCTATTTTATCGATCAACCACCTTGGAAGGCAAACACACCCAGTGGCTGGTTTGAAGCGGCAGATGGTGTATTTGATCAAGCTGTTGAAAATATTAAAGCGACTGTTGATACAACAGGCTGGGCAAAAGGGAGGCATACAGTCTATGTCACTGCACAGGATGCAGATAATAACTGGGGAGCAGTCAGTGCTGTATTTGTTGAGATTAACTAA
- the amrA gene encoding AmmeMemoRadiSam system protein A translates to MPYAKIDQEDQQTLLKLARQVITAGCKKQSLPKVNPDEYSTTLQAERSAFVTLTKQQFLRGCIGSLSATRPLVLEVHHNAYASAFEDYRFPNMESSELDKIKIEISILSPHQPISFIDEQSLINQLKPFQDGVILEYKQHRGTFLPQVWDKLTDPVDFFNQLKQKAGLPTDFWNNKVKCYKYQVFAFHED, encoded by the coding sequence ATGCCTTACGCTAAAATAGACCAAGAAGACCAACAAACATTACTGAAACTGGCACGTCAGGTAATTACTGCAGGTTGTAAAAAACAATCATTGCCCAAAGTGAATCCTGATGAGTATTCTACGACTCTTCAGGCAGAACGTAGTGCTTTTGTAACCTTGACAAAACAGCAATTCTTAAGAGGCTGCATCGGTAGTCTAAGCGCTACCCGCCCTTTGGTATTGGAAGTGCACCATAATGCATACGCAAGTGCGTTCGAAGATTATCGGTTCCCTAATATGGAAAGTAGCGAACTAGATAAAATTAAAATTGAAATATCCATATTATCACCTCATCAACCGATAAGCTTTATTGACGAACAGTCACTAATAAATCAATTAAAGCCTTTTCAAGATGGTGTTATTCTGGAATATAAACAACACCGGGGCACTTTTTTACCTCAAGTATGGGATAAATTAACTGACCCTGTTGATTTTTTTAACCAACTCAAACAAAAAGCAGGACTGCCTACTGACTTTTGGAATAACAAAGTAAAGTGCTACAAATACCAGGTCTTCGCTTTTCATGAAGACTAA
- a CDS encoding AAA family ATPase: protein MSNISSKKIELDSSILAAGKVGHCWLVGPFPKHKPYCDYLFYFAYHFADQVHVVVASNTELKRVNQQYPFTYVHLATSASQVSVVIETEEGSPRSKQFFLVFKETDWLLASGLGMVPLPVELALSYPELLQAYTEQKKSVQPSYQTTSRAIENDDQLIGSKVAIIGPESAGKSTLAGGLAQTLKLPLVNEYARLWLEHRGNVGCYEDIGLIAKVQLAIEQTIVNQADSFLLDTGIMSIQIWSEVLFGQAPEWLVKLVQQHHYDLVLLVSPDLPWQFDSQRCQPTQAEREKFFQLCEALLTQLNIEYQIIAGNKRLEQAQRVLMGKFTHSFN, encoded by the coding sequence ATGAGTAACATAAGCAGCAAGAAGATTGAGCTTGATAGCAGCATATTAGCTGCTGGAAAGGTAGGGCATTGCTGGTTGGTAGGGCCTTTTCCAAAGCATAAACCCTACTGCGATTATCTGTTTTATTTTGCCTATCACTTTGCTGATCAGGTTCATGTTGTAGTAGCGAGTAATACTGAACTTAAACGAGTTAACCAGCAATATCCCTTTACTTATGTTCACCTAGCAACATCTGCCAGTCAGGTTTCCGTTGTGATAGAAACTGAAGAAGGTAGTCCTAGATCAAAACAATTCTTTCTAGTGTTTAAGGAAACCGATTGGCTGTTAGCGAGTGGCCTGGGGATGGTGCCTTTGCCTGTTGAGCTCGCCTTATCTTATCCTGAACTGTTGCAGGCATATACTGAACAAAAAAAATCAGTACAGCCCAGTTATCAAACAACAAGTAGAGCGATAGAGAACGACGATCAATTAATAGGTAGTAAAGTGGCTATCATAGGCCCAGAGTCTGCGGGTAAATCAACCTTGGCTGGTGGGTTGGCACAAACGCTCAAATTGCCACTCGTTAATGAATATGCAAGGCTATGGTTAGAGCATCGAGGAAATGTTGGCTGTTATGAGGATATTGGCCTAATAGCTAAGGTGCAGTTGGCCATTGAACAAACCATTGTTAATCAAGCAGATAGCTTTTTACTTGATACGGGGATAATGTCCATTCAAATCTGGAGCGAGGTGCTATTTGGTCAGGCTCCAGAATGGCTAGTGAAACTTGTTCAACAACATCACTACGACTTGGTACTACTGGTATCTCCTGACCTGCCTTGGCAGTTTGATTCACAGCGTTGTCAGCCTACTCAGGCAGAACGTGAAAAGTTTTTTCAGCTATGTGAAGCATTATTAACTCAACTTAATATTGAGTATCAGATCATTGCTGGAAACAAGCGACTAGAACAAGCTCAGCGGGTTTTAATGGGCAAATTTACTCATTCGTTCAATTGA
- the amrB gene encoding AmmeMemoRadiSam system protein B — MEIRQPAVAGMFYPESPQDLSNTVKNLLAIDDPVNMAPKVLIVPHAGYIYSGSVAAKAYHLLEPLKDKIQRVIMFGPSHRVPFTGLALPATEAFNTPLGMVSIDTQAIEEAAQLVDVQVLDIAHTHEHCLEVQLPFLQTVLAQFKLVPFVVGHASAESVADVIEHFWGGPETLIVISSDLSHYHPYQEAKAIDAATTEKIKHLDYHLHGEEACGCKPINGILLTAKRKGLEVTILDTRNSGDTAGPKDTVVGYGAYALR, encoded by the coding sequence ATGGAGATTCGCCAGCCCGCCGTAGCCGGCATGTTTTACCCAGAGTCACCTCAAGACCTCAGCAATACTGTCAAAAACCTGCTGGCAATTGATGATCCAGTCAATATGGCCCCGAAAGTATTAATCGTGCCTCATGCTGGCTATATTTATTCTGGCTCTGTCGCAGCAAAAGCTTATCACCTGCTAGAGCCATTAAAGGATAAGATTCAACGGGTTATCATGTTCGGTCCCTCCCACCGAGTTCCTTTTACTGGGTTAGCCTTACCCGCAACTGAAGCATTTAATACGCCGCTGGGAATGGTTAGCATAGATACACAAGCTATAGAGGAAGCAGCTCAACTGGTCGATGTCCAAGTTCTGGATATTGCTCATACCCACGAGCATTGCCTGGAAGTACAACTCCCTTTTCTACAAACAGTATTAGCCCAATTCAAGCTAGTTCCTTTTGTGGTTGGCCACGCCAGTGCCGAATCTGTCGCTGACGTCATTGAACACTTTTGGGGAGGGCCTGAGACCTTAATAGTCATTAGTTCAGACTTAAGCCACTATCATCCTTATCAGGAAGCCAAAGCCATTGATGCCGCTACAACCGAGAAAATTAAACATCTTGATTACCATTTACACGGAGAAGAAGCCTGTGGTTGTAAACCTATTAATGGAATTTTATTAACAGCAAAGCGAAAAGGACTTGAAGTCACCATTTTAGACACACGCAACTCTGGAGATACTGCTGGCCCGAAAGATACTGTCGTAGGATATGGTGCCTATGCCTTACGCTAA
- a CDS encoding substrate-binding periplasmic protein, whose product MAIGTQREPFVIQPKDSPVTGFDIDLLKAIVEKAGCKLELINKKDLSWDTRLTMIKEGQLDIATGASWNNNRAEWAHYSFPYRNEYAGIYIRKSDEDLFASKSLAQLLAGPFTLGVTKGNTYGSKLDTLLASHKNKLHSVDNSSSFYQLIDQGKIDGFIGYPVTDIIQLIRKKLDDKFTLHYETVVKTGQVHYLLSKKTVSIDLINAFNSALVELRANGGYDKIVKKYSLSYGINTW is encoded by the coding sequence ATGGCAATTGGCACACAACGAGAGCCTTTTGTTATTCAGCCAAAAGATAGCCCTGTTACTGGGTTTGATATCGATTTACTTAAAGCTATTGTGGAGAAAGCTGGCTGTAAACTTGAATTGATCAATAAGAAAGATTTGTCATGGGATACGCGCCTAACCATGATAAAAGAGGGACAGCTAGATATCGCCACTGGTGCTTCCTGGAATAATAACCGAGCAGAATGGGCACATTATAGCTTTCCTTATCGTAACGAGTATGCAGGTATCTATATCAGAAAATCAGATGAAGATCTTTTTGCCAGTAAAAGCTTAGCCCAATTATTAGCAGGTCCATTCACTTTAGGCGTAACCAAAGGAAATACTTACGGCTCTAAATTAGATACACTATTGGCAAGTCATAAAAATAAGCTGCATTCTGTAGATAACTCATCCTCTTTTTACCAGTTAATAGACCAGGGGAAAATTGATGGATTTATTGGCTACCCGGTTACAGATATCATTCAGCTTATTAGAAAGAAATTGGATGATAAATTCACATTACATTATGAAACAGTAGTAAAAACTGGTCAGGTTCACTATTTATTAAGCAAAAAAACTGTCTCAATAGACTTAATCAATGCATTCAACTCTGCACTCGTAGAGCTTCGAGCAAATGGTGGTTACGATAAAATTGTAAAAAAATATTCCCTTAGTTATGGTATCAATACCTGGTAA
- a CDS encoding ABC transporter substrate-binding protein: MSISEPLAGSTHERIKIVTNDWTSQIVMSNIAAIFFNEMGYKTSFVQLKTDVQWNMISRGHIHLQLEVWEGTMAAQYQKLMDNNRIIDLGNHNAITREDWWYPAYVEEKCPGLPNWQALQSCYGIFSKQESKGKGVYLGGPWEKPDARRIRVLGLNFIVERVSHGDQLWIELEQAYNNRKPIVLFNWTPNWVEYKYSGKFVEFPEYSAQCETDPSWGVNPNATYDCGNPKNGWLTKIAWIEFPNKWPCAYQVAKRINFTNELIAELVYWVDGLYLTHQQAAQQWIKTKKHVWQQWIPPECRRDSMTIYD; this comes from the coding sequence ATGTCAATATCAGAACCACTCGCGGGTAGCACCCATGAGCGGATAAAAATTGTGACAAATGACTGGACAAGCCAAATTGTTATGTCAAATATCGCTGCTATTTTTTTCAATGAAATGGGCTACAAAACCTCTTTCGTGCAGCTCAAAACGGATGTTCAATGGAATATGATTAGCCGGGGTCATATTCATCTCCAATTGGAAGTTTGGGAAGGAACAATGGCTGCTCAATACCAAAAGCTCATGGATAACAACAGAATTATTGATTTAGGCAACCATAATGCCATAACCCGAGAAGACTGGTGGTATCCAGCTTATGTTGAAGAAAAATGTCCTGGTTTACCAAATTGGCAAGCACTGCAATCTTGCTATGGAATATTTTCAAAACAGGAGTCAAAAGGAAAAGGGGTTTATTTAGGCGGCCCCTGGGAAAAACCAGATGCCAGGCGAATCAGAGTATTAGGATTAAATTTTATTGTCGAAAGAGTGTCCCATGGCGACCAACTCTGGATTGAACTAGAGCAGGCTTACAACAACAGAAAGCCCATAGTACTTTTTAACTGGACGCCTAACTGGGTTGAATATAAATACAGTGGTAAATTCGTAGAGTTTCCAGAGTATTCAGCTCAGTGCGAAACAGACCCATCCTGGGGTGTTAATCCCAATGCAACTTATGACTGTGGTAATCCTAAGAATGGCTGGTTAACAAAAATCGCCTGGATTGAGTTTCCCAATAAGTGGCCCTGTGCCTATCAAGTAGCGAAAAGAATAAACTTTACTAATGAGCTGATTGCTGAGCTTGTTTATTGGGTAGATGGTCTGTACTTAACTCATCAACAAGCAGCACAACAGTGGATTAAAACCAAAAAGCATGTCTGGCAACAATGGATTCCACCAGAATGTAGAAGAGACTCTATGACTATTTATGATTAA